In Saccharomyces eubayanus strain FM1318 chromosome XIV, whole genome shotgun sequence, the sequence ATGTAGTCCCTCTTGGCCGAAATAGTATGCTTGTGGTATCCCAGGGGTTCCTGCTAAAATCTTATAGGTTCTGTATTCGTCCTTAAGTTGTGGAGCCTCAGTTTTTCTCGGTTCAAACTTGATAGCCACTGGCAACCCATTAATCATGTTGGTACCTTCGAAAAGAACACCAAATGAACCTTCACCAATTTTCTTACCTATCTTGTAATGTAATCCAACTATGCTAGAATCATCACGAGATTGAGAGCCAGAATGCGAAGCAGAACTGTTTCCAGGATTGTGATTCAGATTGGAACTGACGTGTAAGGATGGAGGCAAATTGCCATTCACCAATCTAATGTTACTACGATTGGGCATTTGTGAATTCATTGTAGTTGATATATTATTGACTGCTAGACCTGAATTCGTTCCCGTTAAAGAAGTTTGCACCTGAGACATTTTCGAGCACGTTTAgctttgctttttcttttgcgtTCAGTACGAACGATAAGCCTAGTCTATCAaaaggtgaagaaaaaaaattataatcTTGATTTGCACAGAAACACGACCACAACCACGGTTTCTAAATCTCGAAAGAACGAAACAATGTCAAACGAAAGAAGTAGTCCCTTTAAGATACTCTTTTTCCCTgtctgaaaaaaaatagtacGAAGGAATATATGCGGATCTATAAAGGTATACAAAAAACTCTATCTCATACACAATAACTTAAACTTGCTTTCTATTATCATGTTCttaacttttctttgttttccctcctgaaaaaaaattaaaaatttttcattactCATTTTGTGGAGACACCCACAGCCCACACAGTAGGGTAGGGCCTTAACGTTCAAGGTTGATATTATCGCCAAATTTGGCGTACAGGGAAGCCTTCAGAGCATCAAGACGGCCGTCAATCTCACCTTGCTTATCCTGCAGGGTCTGGATCTTGTCCTCGAGAAGCTGTGCATCCTCTTCGAGGTGTGCGGCCACTTTGCTTTGTTTcatgaagatgaagaggtCGCCGACCTTGTACTGCACAGGCTCGTCTTCATCGATCAGTTCGATCTCCAGGGAAACATCATCGAGGTACTCCTTCTCCTGTTTCTGCAAAGTCAATTCCTGCGCAACGGTATCCTTGCGCATGATCAGCTTTGAGAACTCGTTGATCTTCTGCTGGTCTTCAAACGTCACCTGTGTGTTGTTCCTTTGTCCCTGGGGCAACAATTCCATCCTAACTATGTATGCTTGCTTTTCCAATGATGGGCACACCAGTATTCACCGCAGCATCACGTACAGCGTAGTGTCTCTTTCATTAgcttcttttaaaaatgtaCGAAAAGCCGCCTCTGCAGGTCACGCAAGACGGCCGgatcttttcttctagtaTGATTTAGATGAAAACATAGACAGGCTGCATACTGGTAACACGAGGAAGTTCGAAGTTCACAGGTTTCATGATTGACATTGTGTTAGCTAGAGTTGTTGCCGGATGTCTGAAGAAGTGTGGAGTGGAAATCAAGGTACGCTGTCTGTATATGTGAGCAAAGCCAGAGACCTGCCCAATCTGAATAAGCTGGACAAGCAAAATGTGATGCTTAGGTTACGAATAGCTCATATGACAAGAGCAAGTAACACTTTACATCGGGCAGGTCAAAATCCTGTTTTCCGTTACTTGGAAAAATTCGATATTACCCCCGAAATTAAGCCTTTGATGTACGTGGAGGTCTACTGCgatagaagaaagaaatctCCCCTTCCCATTGGGAGATGTGAAATAGATCTGTTAAATGCTATTAGGGCAGACCCGAAGGAAGGTTATTGCACCTGGTATGAACTGAAGAGAAGCGGGGACGAATTTGCTGGTACCATATTTATTGAGTTGACATTTACTCCAAAAGTACCTCGTCTAAACAGAGATGACCTTAACAAAGAAACGGATAGGTTGGATTCCTCAATGGCAATGAGACCCATGCCGCCATTACCAACCGAGTTAGAATACGACTATGTCCACGGCTCTACAATGCGACAGGTCACTCCACAATTGAGCGCTACAACTACTAAGATTAGATCCGAGGGACAATCATATAGAAATGcgaatattttttcaatgtcaTCCAAATCCGACACAGCAGTCTTAGCTAACGATACCGATCCGATCGTTTTGCCACCAACTTTTGCATCTTCCATGGGGACAACGTCTACCCTAGAGACTAATGACACTGTTATATCGAACACTTCGGATACTAAGTTCCATTTTGCCAATCTGagaaaattaaaggaaaagataaatattttcaagaatCCAGATAGTTCGACAAATAATTGCCAAAATGAAGCTAATAAAGTGGACATTGAGGCTCTTCAAAAAGCCATTGGTGTAACCTCCTTGTCTtacgatgatgacgatgaggAAATACAGGAAGGGTTCTATTCTTCAAGTCATAGGGTTTCGCATAACTTAAACCAACCACCATTACCTCCTATACCAACTAGAGACGATACATCTACTTATTCGAGATCACGCAATAGGTCTCCTATACCGAAAGGTAGAGAGGCTCGCCAGCAATCGGTTCCTTTCAACTCGCATATTCCTTCTTCAGTTTTGAATTCTCCAAAACTACCACCACTACCGACAGGTTCAAATTCCAATTTCAgttcaaggaaaaattCCATGTCTCCCACAAGGAGAAGACCACCGCCAAGGTTTTAGTCTTTACCTTACTAATGGAGATAAAGAGCATTATTTCtgtaataatattatatattaaatCAACGATTACTAATTTTATCTAAAttgttagtttttttatgttttgaTATGCTTAAATGTATTTGTTGGGTAAATGAGCTGTTTTACctacaaaaagaaaaatgctAATTTACAAAATTGACATGTACATTGTTCGAAGAATAAGCCAAAAATGGCAAATCGCAACGTGTTTTCGATTAGAAGGCAGCTTCTTCGTTCGGTTCCTCTTCCTCACCAtagtcatcatcatcaccattaTTGAAATACTTTTCAGCGTTGTaatcgtcatcatcttcttcgtcttcatcttcttcaaaatcgtCGTCTGCcaaatcatcatcatcaccatctCCTGTTTTGTGACCTTCTGAGTTTTCCTTTGTCGCAGCACCGCCCGTAGCGGAGGTCACGTCGTCTGCATCTTCAGCCAATTCCTTTAATTTGGCCAACATGGAAAGTCCAATGTTTTCATCTTGCAATCCTGTACCAGTGAAAACGTTATCGGAACTGCTAAACTTCGAGATAgttaataattttttcttgttgatCCCCATCACATTGTACAGTTCATTCGGGAAGAGATTCAAATTATATGGATGGTCATCAATGGAAACAcctatttttcttttttttatatatttgtCAGAGTATCTTTCAATGCCGTCGTTGCTATCGTCTTCGTCCAAGACTATATTGTTTTTGCGCTTCCCTGAtgtcttcttgtttttcttgttatccTGTTGATCTATTATCAAGTTCATTGATCCGGTGTAAAATGGACCATCTTTTACAGTCTTTGCAAAATTGATGTACTTTATAGCTAAGgatctttctttattggTTATTGGACCGTTGATTGGTAATGGAATAGACGGGAACTCCGTGATATGATTCTTGCCCACATCTCCATAACCCAACCCAAAGGGCAGGTTGCTCATATAGTTATTACCACTGCCTctaccaccaccaccgccTCTATAGGAACTCATTCTTGATAGGTGTATGTGCGATTACTATTATTGAGTTTTATTATATCTACTGTATTGTACTCTATGGCTGTTGCGATGAGgattaatttttttcatcgttTTTCAGTTGTCTCATAATTTTTCCCGCCAGTTCAAGAATTGCAATCCCGAGGGCCATGTAAGATAATACTCGAACACATATTgaatatacatatgtaGACATTTCGAAGTGTGGATCCAGGGGTTCTCTTCAAGATAtatagaaataaaaattggCAGACCACACCTGGATCTTGAGATAAAGCTGGCTGCAATCACTCCAACTGTTTCTAATGTTGCACTCACGACGGCCTTGAGAATTGGGCGGTAATCTTGGCGTCAATGTTGTATAACACACCCACACCGGCAGATGAGGGTTCTTGATCGGGTGGACAGGCTGCATTGTACTATTGCCATACAACTTTCCTGTACACTGTGACATGCATTCTTAAGATGATACTCTTTACTGACTTTTGAGACGTTGCGGCTTCTGAAGTATGCTAGGTTCTCTTGGAGAAGAGAAACTCGCCCAACTAGTCTACGTGTAAATTTGTGTATGGGCCGTCACGTTGCCTCTAATGCtaaattttatcaagtaTTTTTAAATTCATGTTTAGACGTGGTGGGTGAAATTAACAGTAGTTTTGTTGAacgtctttgaaaaaaaatgaacgCAACAGCATATGCAGATCATTCATATCTCtgataataacaataaatatACATTCTACGCATTATTTTTCTCCTTTAGGTACAGCGGATGAAATCCGGTTTCCCATCCTCAAGTAAATGGCTCGTCACGTGCTCACCAACCGACTTCAAGCAAAGTGTTAGTAGCCATCTCAACACATTAGCATGAGAATAAGCCCCAACACGGAAAATAATTGCATTTTGCATGAGTAAAGtaagagaaaaataaagaacaAACTATGACGTTGattaaaaaatgaacacaaatatataaagaagCTTATTCTTCCAGCAGTTCCTCGATATCTGCGTCACTATCTGGATCTCTTCCttgttgcttttgtttgGCCTCTTCCAGAGCCTTTTCAAACAGCTCCTGTTGTTTCTTCACCCTTTGTCTGGTCTTCTTACCCCAACCGAAAGAAGTCGTTTCTGCTACGGAAGGTCCGTCTAGTTTATCAATCAGCTCCTCAGAccttttttcctctttctcCCGTTTGTCATGTTCCACTTGAGCGGCCAATTGCTTCTTAGCCAATTCTCTGGATGCTATATTTCTCACCAACATATAACCACCTACGATCATCACCAATCTTATGAAATGTTTGTAATCATAGTTGATTATTCTGGTTAAGAGGGTCTCTATCCAAGTTGCCGCCACTTCAGACATCTTTTTCTATCACTTGAACAGCTCTTctgaagaaacaagaagcTTGTCTCAAAGAAACTACCTTGAGGTAGAAATAGGTACAAGTATTGTGTTGACATCGGATAGAGATCACTAGCAAACCGCCACCGCGCTAATTCCACATTTCAAATTTCACCATCGCTCTCCTCATCACGATGAACGGCACCTTCGTTTTCGGCCAGAATCTCCACCGCCCTCGGCCGCACGAACAATCCGTGACCCGGCGCCACTGGCCCGAACAGGGTCACCCCCTGGAAGCACCCGGCGTTTTTGCCCGAGGCCTCGGCGAACTCGACACCGCACCACGTGCCAGTCGCGCCCGACGGCAGCGGCCCCACGTACCGCAGCACGGCCTCGCGGGGCGCGCGGCCGTCTGACGTGACCCGGCAAGCGAGGCCGATAGCCGCCGTTAGTTGCTCGCGGGCGTACGCCTCGTCTTGTAACGTCTGTGCAGCACGTTGGCTCTGCTGGGCAACATCAAACCTGCCGTACCCATGGGCCATCTTCCATCGCAAAACGGACTGGTCTCTTTGTAAGTAGTCCTCTTCGCTGATTCCCTGAGCTGGTGTAGGTCCATCGGCCTGCTCGGCCAGTTGGTTCGTGACCGAGTGTGCGTTAGTGTCTGTGGCCACCACAACTAACGTCTCCGCGGAGGCCAGAAAGTCGCAATCCGCGTCTGATTCCTCCTTCTTCACGTGACATATCTCCTTGTTGTCGTACTGTCTCTTCACCACCAAGTCCATGTCGCTGGGCTCTATCCCGGTGATGCGGTAAAGCTTCTCCTTGAACTCGCTCAATCTGAGCATCTGCGGGAAGTCCTTCTCTGTGTGAACCAATTCGCTCTCTATGATAACCGTGACCAtgctcttgctcttgtGTTTGCCCCTCTGCCCTCTTCGTAAAGTGGTTATTCTTATTCTTGTCTCTTACATTTTTCAACTATTGCCAAAATGTCTGTGCCGAGCGGAAAAAAGTagctttcttcaaagagaaGGCGAAAAAACtaaagctgaaaaaaacaaaaaacggGAAACCACTACTAAAGTATAAGCATGTATGTGTTTAATTCAGC encodes:
- the GIM3 gene encoding tubulin-binding prefolding complex subunit GIM3; the protein is MELLPQGQRNNTQVTFEDQQKINEFSKLIMRKDTVAQELTLQKQEKEYLDDVSLEIELIDEDEPVQYKVGDLFIFMKQSKVAAHLEEDAQLLEDKIQTLQDKQGEIDGRLDALKASLYAKFGDNINLER
- the INN1 gene encoding Inn1p, whose protein sequence is MSEEVWSGNQGTLSVYVSKARDLPNLNKLDKQNVMLRLRIAHMTRASNTLHRAGQNPVFRYLEKFDITPEIKPLMYVEVYCDRRKKSPLPIGRCEIDLLNAIRADPKEGYCTWYELKRSGDEFAGTIFIELTFTPKVPRLNRDDLNKETDRLDSSMAMRPMPPLPTELEYDYVHGSTMRQVTPQLSATTTKIRSEGQSYRNANIFSMSSKSDTAVLANDTDPIVLPPTFASSMGTTSTLETNDTVISNTSDTKFHFANLRKLKEKINIFKNPDSSTNNCQNEANKVDIEALQKAIGVTSLSYDDDDEEIQEGFYSSSHRVSHNLNQPPLPPIPTRDDTSTYSRSRNRSPIPKGREARQQSVPFNSHIPSSVLNSPKLPPLPTGSNSNFSSRKNSMSPTRRRPPPRF
- the RPC31 gene encoding DNA-directed RNA polymerase III subunit C31, with product MSSYRGGGGGRGSGNNYMSNLPFGLGYGDVGKNHITEFPSIPLPINGPITNKERSLAIKYINFAKTVKDGPFYTGSMNLIIDQQDNKKNKKTSGKRKNNIVLDEDDSNDGIERYSDKYIKKRKIGVSIDDHPYNLNLFPNELYNVMGINKKKLLTISKFSSSDNVFTGTGLQDENIGLSMLAKLKELAEDADDVTSATGGAATKENSEGHKTGDGDDDDLADDDFEEDEDEEDDDDYNAEKYFNNGDDDDYGEEEEPNEEAAF
- the PGA2 gene encoding Pga2p, with amino-acid sequence MSEVAATWIETLLTRIINYDYKHFIRLVMIVGGYMLVRNIASRELAKKQLAAQVEHDKREKEEKRSEELIDKLDGPSVAETTSFGWGKKTRQRVKKQQELFEKALEEAKQKQQGRDPDSDADIEELLEE
- the ALF1 gene encoding Alf1p → MVTVIIESELVHTEKDFPQMLRLSEFKEKLYRITGIEPSDMDLVVKRQYDNKEICHVKKEESDADCDFLASAETLVVVATDTNAHSVTNQLAEQADGPTPAQGISEEDYLQRDQSVLRWKMAHGYGRFDVAQQSQRAAQTLQDEAYAREQLTAAIGLACRVTSDGRAPREAVLRYVGPLPSGATGTWCGVEFAEASGKNAGCFQGVTLFGPVAPGHGLFVRPRAVEILAENEGAVHRDEESDGEI